A single region of the Streptomyces sp. NBC_01262 genome encodes:
- a CDS encoding amidohydrolase — translation MPVGGIRPHDGVRRPARLVVRNGRIHTGDPARPAASAVAIADGVFTAVGDDATVAPHIGPDTRVVDALGRRVVPGLNDSHLHVIRGGLNYLLELRWDGVRSLRTALRMLREQAERTPKGQWVRVVGGWTGRQFAEKRLPTVSELNAAAPDTPVFVLHLYQSAILNRAAVEAVGFTRDTPNPPGGEIVRDFAGHPTGLLLAAPAAGLLYSTLAKGPVLGPEDQLGSTRHFLRELNRFGITSAIDAAGGFQNFPDNYAAVTELAERGELTVRIAYHLFPQTAGQELDDLRRWIGMVNPGDGDEWLRCNGAGENLAWSPADFENFSEPRPELAERAKAELEAAARLLLDNGWGFRLHATYDETIRQDLDVFEKIAADGGFPPGTRWLFDHAETVGQESLERIKALGGAVSVQNRMMFQGEAFIDRYGAERAETAPPIRAMRDTGLLVAAGTDATRVSSYNPWLSLAWLVTGRTIGGTGLYPATNRVDRTTALEMYTAAGAHLTGEADIKGTITEGKYGDLAILSADYFAVADDDISRIEALLTVAGGRIVHSAGEYENIAAPLPAISPAWSPVARFGGFQAESGGARQARAFAEAAADSEEQREWRERRGDFGNGPRPGPLEALNGCF, via the coding sequence ATGCCCGTGGGCGGGATCCGCCCCCATGACGGGGTCCGGCGTCCCGCCCGGCTCGTCGTACGCAACGGCCGGATCCACACCGGCGACCCGGCCCGGCCGGCGGCGTCGGCCGTGGCGATCGCCGACGGCGTGTTCACCGCCGTGGGCGACGACGCCACCGTCGCCCCGCACATCGGCCCGGACACCCGCGTCGTGGACGCCCTCGGACGCCGTGTCGTCCCCGGCCTCAACGACTCCCACCTGCACGTCATCCGCGGCGGGCTCAACTACCTGCTCGAACTGCGCTGGGACGGCGTCCGCTCACTGCGCACCGCCCTGCGCATGCTGCGCGAACAGGCCGAGCGCACCCCCAAGGGCCAGTGGGTGCGGGTGGTCGGCGGCTGGACCGGCCGTCAGTTCGCCGAGAAGCGCCTGCCCACCGTCTCCGAACTGAACGCGGCAGCCCCGGACACCCCCGTCTTCGTGCTCCACCTCTACCAGTCGGCGATCCTCAACCGCGCCGCCGTAGAAGCGGTCGGCTTCACCCGCGACACCCCCAATCCGCCCGGCGGCGAGATAGTCCGCGACTTCGCCGGCCACCCCACCGGGCTGCTGCTCGCCGCCCCTGCCGCCGGACTGCTCTACTCCACCCTCGCCAAGGGCCCCGTACTCGGCCCCGAGGACCAGCTCGGCTCCACCCGCCACTTCCTGCGCGAACTCAACCGCTTCGGCATCACCAGCGCCATCGACGCCGCCGGCGGCTTCCAGAACTTCCCCGACAACTACGCCGCCGTCACCGAACTGGCCGAGCGCGGTGAGCTGACCGTACGCATCGCCTACCACCTCTTCCCGCAGACCGCCGGGCAGGAACTGGACGACCTGCGCCGCTGGATCGGCATGGTCAACCCGGGCGACGGCGACGAGTGGCTGCGCTGCAACGGCGCCGGCGAGAACCTCGCCTGGTCCCCCGCCGACTTCGAGAACTTCTCCGAGCCCCGCCCCGAACTGGCCGAGCGGGCCAAGGCCGAACTGGAGGCCGCGGCCCGGCTGCTCCTCGACAACGGCTGGGGCTTCCGCCTGCACGCCACCTACGACGAGACCATCCGCCAGGACCTCGACGTCTTCGAGAAGATCGCCGCGGACGGCGGCTTCCCGCCCGGGACCCGCTGGCTGTTCGACCACGCCGAGACCGTCGGCCAGGAGAGCCTGGAGCGGATCAAGGCCCTCGGCGGGGCGGTGTCCGTCCAGAACCGCATGATGTTCCAGGGCGAGGCCTTCATCGACCGCTACGGCGCCGAGCGTGCCGAAACCGCACCCCCCATCCGGGCCATGCGCGACACCGGGCTGCTGGTCGCCGCCGGCACCGACGCCACCCGCGTCTCCAGCTACAACCCCTGGCTGTCCCTGGCCTGGCTCGTCACCGGCCGCACCATCGGCGGCACCGGCCTCTACCCCGCCACCAACCGCGTCGACCGCACCACGGCCCTGGAGATGTACACCGCCGCGGGAGCACACCTGACCGGCGAGGCCGACATCAAGGGCACCATCACCGAGGGCAAGTACGGCGACCTGGCCATCCTGTCCGCCGACTACTTCGCCGTCGCCGACGACGACATCTCGCGCATCGAGGCCCTGCTGACCGTGGCCGGCGGCAGGATCGTCCACTCCGCCGGGGAGTACGAGAACATCGCCGCCCCCCTGCCCGCGATCAGCCCCGCCTGGAGCCCGGTCGCCCGCTTCGGCGGCTTCCAGGCCGAATCCGGCGGCGCCCGGCAGGCCCGCGCCTTCGCCGAGGCCGCCGCCGACTCCGAGGAGCAGCGCGAATGGCGCGAACGCCGCGGTGACTTCGGCAACGGGCCGCGGCCCGGCCCGCTCGAAGCCCTCAACGGCTGCTTCTGA
- a CDS encoding Dabb family protein: MIRNIVLFKLNEGLTRESPEVTEGFELVKNLDREIPEIRQWEVGWHAFDAMPVSYDFALNSLFDDAAAFQRYFHHPAHMAAIAHWMDHASWVVVDMDI, from the coding sequence ATGATCCGGAACATCGTCCTCTTCAAGCTCAATGAAGGTCTCACGCGCGAATCTCCCGAAGTCACGGAGGGATTCGAACTCGTGAAGAACCTCGACCGGGAAATCCCCGAGATCCGGCAGTGGGAAGTGGGGTGGCACGCGTTCGACGCGATGCCGGTCTCGTACGACTTCGCCCTGAACAGCCTCTTCGACGACGCCGCCGCCTTCCAGCGGTATTTCCACCACCCTGCGCACATGGCCGCAATCGCCCACTGGATGGACCATGCTTCATGGGTGGTGGTCGACATGGACATCTGA
- a CDS encoding PDR/VanB family oxidoreductase codes for MSSDSERLLVRQARWVARDVVELRLTRPAGGALPPWEPGAHVELTLPSGLRRTYSLCGDIADGQAWTVAVHRAPDGRGGSREIHDTALVGRELEVRGPVNRFPLMPAEGYLLLAGGIGVAPLLPMARELTARGLPWRLVLGARDRSRLAYAEELVALGGDRVLLVPQDEAGLPDLAAELAATPPAHAVYACGPRPMLDAVTALCRAADPPRTPHLERFTAAVSELPGESAPRSGEFEVVLNRSGLRMTVPAHRSVLDVVREKLPDVPYSCEEGYCGSCETPVTAGLPDHRDTVIDPAERPTATTMMICVSRSASPVLELDL; via the coding sequence GTGTCTTCTGACTCCGAGCGGCTCCTCGTGCGGCAGGCCCGCTGGGTCGCCCGCGACGTGGTGGAGCTGCGGCTGACCCGGCCCGCCGGCGGCGCCCTGCCGCCGTGGGAGCCCGGGGCGCACGTGGAACTGACCCTGCCCTCGGGGCTGCGGCGGACGTACTCGCTGTGCGGGGACATCGCGGACGGCCAGGCGTGGACGGTCGCCGTACACCGGGCGCCCGACGGTCGCGGCGGGTCACGGGAGATCCATGACACCGCCCTGGTCGGCCGGGAGCTGGAGGTGCGCGGGCCGGTCAACAGGTTCCCGCTGATGCCCGCCGAGGGCTACCTGCTGCTGGCCGGCGGCATCGGCGTCGCCCCGCTGCTGCCGATGGCACGCGAACTCACCGCTCGCGGTCTGCCCTGGCGGCTGGTCCTGGGCGCCCGCGACCGGTCCCGGCTCGCGTACGCCGAGGAGCTGGTGGCGCTGGGCGGGGACCGGGTCCTGCTCGTGCCCCAGGACGAGGCGGGCCTGCCCGACCTGGCGGCCGAGCTCGCCGCCACCCCGCCGGCCCACGCCGTGTACGCCTGCGGACCGCGACCCATGCTCGACGCGGTGACAGCCCTGTGCCGCGCGGCCGACCCGCCGCGCACCCCGCATCTGGAGCGCTTCACCGCGGCCGTCTCCGAGCTCCCGGGGGAATCCGCCCCGCGCAGCGGTGAGTTCGAGGTGGTGCTGAACCGTTCGGGGCTGCGGATGACCGTGCCCGCCCACCGTTCCGTGCTGGATGTCGTACGGGAGAAGCTGCCGGACGTCCCGTACTCCTGTGAGGAGGGCTACTGCGGGAGCTGCGAGACTCCGGTCACGGCCGGGCTCCCCGACCACCGCGACACGGTGATCGACCCGGCCGAACGCCCCACCGCCACCACGATGATGATCTGCGTGAGCCGGTCCGCCTCCCCCGTACTGGAGCTCGACCTCTAG
- a CDS encoding YoaK family protein, whose translation MSVLLRDAWSTLVPDLRDRHGPLPPLMLALTVVTGLVDAFSYLVLGHVFVANMTGNVVFSGFAIAGATGFSLAASLAALGSFAAGAFLGGRVAHRERAHRGRVLHLALVLETVLVLVAYVIAETAATPYGGLARYWLIALLGLGMGVQNAAARALAVPDLTTTVLTLTITGIASDSRAAGGSGSKAGRRALSAVAMFAGALIGAAAVLHGHEAVPLLFAALLLAAATGAAFTLARSGGTWTDPL comes from the coding sequence ATGTCCGTCCTCCTGCGGGACGCCTGGTCAACCCTGGTTCCCGACCTGAGGGACCGGCACGGCCCGCTACCGCCGCTGATGCTCGCGCTGACCGTGGTGACCGGCCTTGTGGACGCCTTCAGTTATCTGGTTCTCGGGCACGTCTTCGTCGCCAACATGACCGGCAACGTCGTCTTCTCCGGCTTCGCCATCGCCGGCGCCACCGGCTTCTCCCTCGCCGCCTCGCTGGCGGCGCTCGGCTCGTTCGCCGCCGGCGCCTTCCTGGGCGGCCGCGTGGCCCATCGGGAACGCGCCCACCGCGGACGGGTGCTGCACCTGGCGCTGGTGCTGGAAACCGTTCTGGTCCTGGTGGCCTACGTCATCGCCGAGACCGCCGCCACGCCGTACGGGGGCCTCGCCCGGTACTGGCTGATCGCACTGCTCGGGCTCGGGATGGGCGTCCAGAACGCCGCCGCCCGCGCACTGGCCGTACCCGACCTGACCACGACCGTCCTGACGCTCACCATCACCGGCATCGCCTCCGACAGCCGTGCCGCCGGAGGCAGCGGCAGCAAGGCCGGACGGCGCGCGCTCTCAGCCGTGGCGATGTTCGCCGGCGCCCTCATCGGCGCCGCGGCCGTGTTGCACGGCCATGAGGCCGTGCCCCTGCTGTTCGCCGCGCTGCTCCTCGCTGCCGCCACCGGCGCCGCCTTCACCCTGGCCCGAAGCGGCGGCACCTGGACGGACCCGCTGTGA
- a CDS encoding LysR family transcriptional regulator has protein sequence MELRHLKYFLAVAETRNFTQAAANCFVAQSALSQQIARLEKDVGAVLFSRTSRSVRLTAAGELLEPLARRVLADVDNAQAALDALAGLRRGRLRLGLVQTLAGSVDLVEVMADFHTRYPGVDFHVVNAPSSEMAAAVLAGGLDVAVVGLGSRQVPDGLDHRLLGSDPLVVVVPHDHDLADHDVIDLADLPESHQLIQFAEGTGLRRQVEAAFARAGVEPGRHFEVGQLYDMVQLAARGVGITVVPISSVFGAGSAAGPKGNGVGPGGARVLRLADKAAVHHVSVVYDSKRLAPAAVAFLDVVERHLKHPSV, from the coding sequence ATGGAACTGCGTCACCTGAAGTACTTTCTCGCCGTCGCGGAGACGCGCAACTTCACTCAGGCGGCGGCGAACTGCTTTGTCGCGCAGTCCGCGCTCAGTCAGCAGATCGCCCGGCTGGAGAAGGACGTCGGAGCCGTGCTGTTCAGCCGCACGAGCCGATCGGTGCGGCTGACGGCCGCCGGTGAGCTGCTCGAACCGCTGGCCCGGCGCGTCCTGGCCGATGTCGACAACGCCCAGGCGGCGCTCGACGCGCTCGCGGGCCTGCGTCGTGGGAGGCTGCGTCTGGGCCTGGTGCAGACGCTCGCCGGTTCGGTCGATCTGGTCGAGGTGATGGCCGACTTCCACACCCGCTATCCGGGCGTCGACTTCCATGTGGTCAACGCGCCCAGCTCCGAGATGGCCGCCGCGGTCCTCGCCGGCGGCCTCGACGTAGCCGTGGTGGGTCTCGGTTCCCGGCAGGTGCCGGACGGTCTCGACCACCGGCTGCTCGGCAGCGACCCCCTCGTGGTGGTGGTGCCGCATGACCACGACCTCGCGGATCACGACGTGATCGATCTGGCCGACCTGCCGGAGAGCCACCAGCTCATCCAGTTCGCCGAGGGCACCGGACTGCGCCGTCAGGTCGAAGCGGCCTTCGCCCGGGCCGGGGTGGAGCCGGGCCGGCACTTCGAGGTCGGCCAGTTGTACGACATGGTCCAACTGGCCGCCCGGGGAGTCGGTATCACGGTCGTTCCGATCTCGTCCGTCTTCGGGGCCGGATCGGCGGCGGGCCCGAAGGGCAATGGCGTAGGGCCCGGCGGCGCCCGGGTGCTGCGCCTGGCGGACAAGGCGGCGGTGCACCACGTTTCGGTGGTCTACGACAGCAAGCGGCTGGCTCCGGCCGCCGTCGCGTTCCTCGACGTCGTCGAGCGGCATCTCAAGCATCCATCTGTATGA
- a CDS encoding SDR family NAD(P)-dependent oxidoreductase, protein MQIDLTGRTALVTGSTQGIGAAIAAGLARSGARVGVNGRDGQRVAEAVERLAAQVPGAVFVPVAADVANEEGAHRVLETLPEVDILVNNLGIFGSADPLEISDEEWRRYFEVNVLAAVRLTRMYLPGMTERGWGRIQYIASDSAVVIPAEMIHYGMSKTALLAVGRGFAKQAAGTGVTVNSVIAGPTHTGGVEDFVYELVDRDLPWEEAQREFMRKHRPQSLLQRLIEPEEIAHMVVYLSSDQASATTGGALRVDGGYIDSILP, encoded by the coding sequence ATGCAGATCGATCTGACGGGACGCACCGCCCTGGTGACGGGCTCGACGCAGGGCATCGGCGCGGCGATCGCCGCCGGACTCGCGCGCTCCGGCGCCCGGGTGGGGGTGAACGGCCGGGACGGGCAGCGGGTCGCGGAGGCCGTGGAGCGGCTGGCGGCGCAGGTGCCCGGTGCGGTCTTCGTTCCGGTGGCCGCCGACGTGGCGAACGAGGAGGGCGCACACCGCGTCCTGGAGACGCTGCCGGAGGTGGACATCCTCGTCAACAACCTCGGCATCTTCGGCTCCGCCGACCCGCTGGAGATCAGCGACGAGGAGTGGCGGCGCTATTTCGAGGTGAACGTGCTGGCCGCGGTGCGGCTGACCCGTATGTACCTGCCGGGCATGACGGAGCGCGGGTGGGGCCGGATCCAGTACATCGCCAGCGACTCGGCGGTCGTCATCCCGGCCGAGATGATCCACTACGGCATGTCCAAGACCGCGCTCCTCGCCGTCGGGCGCGGCTTCGCGAAGCAGGCGGCGGGCACCGGGGTGACGGTCAACTCCGTCATCGCCGGTCCCACCCACACCGGTGGCGTCGAGGACTTCGTCTACGAACTCGTCGATCGCGACCTGCCCTGGGAGGAGGCCCAGCGCGAATTCATGCGCAAGCACCGGCCACAGTCCCTCCTGCAACGGCTGATCGAGCCCGAGGAGATCGCCCACATGGTCGTCTACCTCAGCTCCGACCAGGCTTCGGCCACGACGGGCGGAGCCCTGCGCGTCGACGGGGGGTACATCGACTCGATCCTGCCCTGA
- a CDS encoding glutamine synthetase family protein → MGFIERHGLWSAEQSAAAQEIRARAESGGITVVRVVFADQHGLLRGKTVTVGELPNVLRDGTGIASSLLAKDTSGRTVFPLFTKETPLGLPELRGAADMVMVPDPLTFRMLPWSPGTGWLLCDLRFTTGAPVPLCTRGLLRSVLAQADGLTYRTGLEVEFHLFRLDDPRLGPGDLGQPGAAPEVAMLNHGYQYLSELRYDELDPILDVLRANIEGLGLPLRSLEVEFGPSQVELTLQPADGLGTADTMVLLRGAVKQVAARHGHHATFMCRPHLPGVFSSGWHLHQSVLRDGAGVFAPEAGDDPAAGPPLSPYGTAFLGGLLRHARATSAFSTPTLNGFKRFRSLSLAPDRAVWGRDNRGAMVRVLGDGPSSVRLENRIGEPAANPYLYLASQLAAGLDGVAGGLDPGPAADEPYAARAEPLPRSLGEALDALEGDEALGERLGKDFVSYFTGIKRAEISRFDQEVTDWEQREYFRVF, encoded by the coding sequence CGAACGCCACGGCCTCTGGAGCGCCGAACAGAGCGCCGCGGCACAGGAGATACGCGCCCGCGCCGAATCCGGCGGCATCACGGTGGTGCGGGTGGTCTTCGCCGACCAGCACGGTCTGCTGCGCGGCAAGACCGTCACCGTGGGCGAACTGCCCAATGTCCTGCGCGACGGCACCGGCATCGCCTCGTCCCTGCTCGCCAAGGACACCTCGGGGCGGACCGTCTTCCCGCTGTTCACCAAGGAGACGCCACTCGGGCTGCCCGAACTACGCGGCGCCGCCGACATGGTGATGGTGCCCGACCCGCTGACCTTCCGGATGCTTCCCTGGTCGCCGGGAACGGGCTGGCTGCTGTGCGACCTGCGCTTCACCACCGGAGCCCCGGTCCCGCTGTGCACGCGAGGGCTGCTCCGCTCGGTCCTCGCCCAGGCCGACGGTCTGACCTACCGCACCGGCCTGGAGGTGGAGTTCCACCTCTTCCGGCTCGACGACCCCCGGCTGGGCCCCGGTGATCTCGGCCAGCCCGGCGCGGCGCCCGAGGTCGCCATGCTCAACCACGGCTACCAGTACCTCAGCGAGCTGCGCTACGACGAGCTGGACCCGATCCTCGACGTCCTGCGCGCGAACATCGAGGGCCTGGGGCTGCCACTGCGCAGCCTGGAGGTCGAATTCGGCCCGAGCCAGGTCGAGCTGACCCTCCAGCCCGCCGACGGGCTGGGCACGGCCGACACGATGGTGCTGCTGCGCGGCGCCGTCAAGCAGGTCGCCGCCCGCCACGGCCACCACGCCACCTTCATGTGCCGCCCCCATCTGCCCGGGGTGTTCTCCAGCGGCTGGCACCTGCACCAGAGCGTGCTGCGGGACGGCGCGGGCGTCTTCGCCCCCGAGGCCGGGGACGACCCGGCCGCCGGTCCGCCGCTGTCGCCGTACGGCACCGCCTTCCTCGGCGGACTGCTGCGGCACGCGCGGGCCACGAGCGCGTTCTCCACGCCCACCCTCAACGGCTTCAAGCGCTTCCGCTCGCTGTCGCTGGCCCCCGACCGCGCGGTGTGGGGGCGCGACAACCGGGGGGCGATGGTGCGCGTACTGGGTGACGGTCCGTCATCTGTGCGGCTGGAGAACCGGATCGGGGAGCCCGCGGCCAATCCCTACCTCTATCTCGCCTCCCAGCTCGCCGCCGGGCTGGACGGTGTCGCGGGCGGTCTCGATCCCGGCCCGGCGGCCGACGAGCCGTACGCCGCCCGGGCGGAACCGCTGCCCCGCTCGCTGGGCGAGGCCCTGGACGCGCTGGAGGGGGACGAGGCGCTGGGGGAACGCCTCGGCAAGGACTTCGTCTCCTACTTCACGGGCATCAAGCGCGCCGAGATCTCCCGCTTCGACCAGGAGGTCACCGACTGGGAGCAGAGGGAGTACTTCCGTGTCTTCTGA
- a CDS encoding MIP/aquaporin family protein: MTTRTIDTEGPGVSAPARWPAAIHAAALELIMTAVMMFIAVTATRWAMGTLNSAAGGWWNTPQGRLLVVAPIAGYTITGVMLSPWGKVTGGHVNPAITLAMWRYGRTPGRAVLPFITAQLVGSFIGAVAARLVWGSAIAAGTVDYAVIRPAPGWSWAAVAAIEATTMFVIVAVAGIGLTHRGLGRFTPWAVGTLIAAQIIAFGTRSGGVANPAREFGPALLTGSVSLLPAYLLAPLAGALAATVVVRRVTAGRR; this comes from the coding sequence GTGACCACCCGCACGATCGATACCGAAGGCCCCGGCGTCAGCGCCCCCGCGCGATGGCCTGCCGCCATCCACGCGGCCGCGCTCGAACTCATCATGACCGCGGTCATGATGTTCATCGCGGTGACCGCGACCCGTTGGGCGATGGGCACCCTGAACAGCGCAGCGGGCGGCTGGTGGAACACCCCTCAGGGAAGACTCCTCGTCGTCGCACCCATAGCCGGCTACACCATCACCGGCGTCATGCTGTCGCCCTGGGGCAAGGTGACCGGCGGCCATGTCAACCCGGCCATCACCCTGGCGATGTGGCGCTATGGCCGGACACCGGGCCGAGCCGTCCTCCCGTTCATCACCGCGCAACTGGTCGGCTCCTTCATCGGCGCGGTGGCCGCGCGACTGGTGTGGGGCTCCGCGATCGCCGCCGGGACAGTGGACTACGCCGTGATCCGGCCGGCCCCGGGCTGGTCGTGGGCCGCCGTCGCCGCCATCGAGGCCACCACCATGTTCGTCATCGTCGCCGTCGCCGGAATCGGCCTGACCCACCGCGGACTCGGCCGCTTCACCCCCTGGGCCGTGGGCACCCTGATCGCCGCCCAGATCATCGCCTTCGGCACCCGCTCCGGCGGCGTCGCCAACCCGGCCCGCGAGTTCGGGCCGGCCCTCCTTACGGGAAGCGTCTCGCTGCTCCCCGCGTACCTACTCGCTCCCCTGGCCGGGGCGCTCGCCGCCACCGTCGTGGTCAGGCGGGTCACCGCCGGCCGGCGGTGA